The DNA window CCAACCGAAACCTGGCCATCTCCGATATCCGGATCTTTGGCCTCGGGCAGGGCAATCCACCCGGGCAGGTCAAAAACCTGCAGGTTACCCGCCGCCAGGATCGCCGGGACGCTCTCATACAATGGGAACCACAGGAAAACGCCCAGGGATACAATGTGCTATGGGGCATCGCACCCGATAAGCTATATCACTCCTGGATGGTTTACGATAAAGACCACCTGAATCTTAGGTCTCTGAATGTGGATCAATCCTATTACTTTAAAGTGGAAGCCTTTAATGAAAACGGGGTCTCGGAAAGATCCCAGGCAGTCAAAGTCGAATAACACATGATGCGTAAAGATCGATCATGAAGATAAACCGTGTTATAAAAATACATGCCGTCTTGAAGATGAATCCGGTCCATCGGTTGCTGCTTATACCGCTGGTGCTGCTGTTTCTTTCATGCGAGAAGAAGGAAGATAATGCCCCGGAAACCGACACAAAGCTTGAAATCACTTCAGCGAGAGTCGGCAAAATCAGCCTTTCTGCTTCTTCCCTAACTGAAAACGCTCCGGTGGACAAACCCCTGGTATTGAATTTTAGCGGGGCTGTGGATACCTCAACCCTTCAGAACAATATTGAGCTGTACGGACCCAACTCAGAGAAATTGGACCTGGACTTTTTCATTTTCCAGGACAGAAAATCCATTTCTGCTGCTCCCGAAAAGAAGCTGGATTACAACACGCAGTATCGATTAAACATTAAGGAGGGGCTCAAGGGAGAAGAAGGCGAAACCTTTCCCGGGGCGGAATACCGGTTTAAAACCGAAAACGGCACCTTGAAGATTCAATCCATAAAACTGAATGAAAAAGATTTTAGCCTGCAATACCGCATCAAGAACATTGATTTTCAGACCCGGTTTGTTGCCACCTTCAATGCCCAGGTGGAGAAAGAAGGAATCGATCAGCAAATAAGCCTTTCCCATGAGGGAGAGGAAATTCCGCTTACCATCGGCTACCGGGATGGAGACAGTACCCTGGTGGTTGAAAATGAAGAACCCCTGGA is part of the Bacteroidales bacterium genome and encodes:
- a CDS encoding Ig-like domain-containing protein, yielding MKINRVIKIHAVLKMNPVHRLLLIPLVLLFLSCEKKEDNAPETDTKLEITSARVGKISLSASSLTENAPVDKPLVLNFSGAVDTSTLQNNIELYGPNSEKLDLDFFIFQDRKSISAAPEKKLDYNTQYRLNIKEGLKGEEGETFPGAEYRFKTENGTLKIQSIKLNEKDFSLQYRIKNIDFQTRFVATFNAQVEKEGIDQQISLSHEGEEIPLTIGYRDGDSTLVVENEEPLDYYLEYTFQLDRGLRSAGGFDFDGFQNSFYTRLDSTDKFPRIPDEELLTQIQEQTFKYFWDHAHPDCGLARERNTSNNTVTSGGSGFGIMSIIVGIERGFITRTEGMERMEKILSFLEDDNLRFHGAWPHWMNGSTGEVVPFSEKDNGGDLVETA